The genomic segment ACGTGATGCCCCGGTGACAGGATACGGCCGCGGGGCACGACCCGGTCAAGATTCGGTACTCAGCGGTTGATGAGTTTCTGCGCCGCCTCGGAGTAGCGAGCCCCCTGCGCGGTGATCCGGGCCGCGGCGGTTTCGATCTCGCGGAGATCGTCGGTGGTCAACTCGACGGTCGTTGCAGCGAGATTTTCCTCCAGACGGTGCAACTTGGTCGTGCCGGGGATCGGCACGATCCACGGCTTCTGGACCAGAAGCCACGCGAGCGCCACTTGAGCGGGCGTCGCGTGTTTTCGCGCCGCGATGCGGCCGAGGAGTTCGACGAACGCCTGGTTCGCCTTCCGGTTCTCGGCGGAGAACCGCGGAACGGTGGTGCGGAAGTCGCTGCTGTCGAAGGTGGTCGTCTCGTCGATCTTCCCGGTCAGGTACCCCTTGCCCAGGGGGCTGAACGGGACGAACCCGATGCCGAGTTCTTCCAGGGCGGGGAGGATTTCCGCTTCGGGCTCGCGCCACCAGAGCGAATACTCGCTCTGGAGTGCCGCGACCGGCTGGACGGCGTGCGCGCGGCGGATCACCGGTACGCCGGCTTCCGACAGGCCAAAGTGGCGGACCTTCCCCGCGCGGATCAGCTCCCCCACGGCTCCCGCGACGTCCTCAACGGGCACGTTCGGATCGACCCGGTGCTGGTAGAGCAGGTCGATGCGGTCGGTCTTGAGCCGTTTCAGCGAGGCCTCGACCACATCTCGAATGTGGTCGGGGCGGCTGTCGAGCCCGGCTTGCTTTCCGCCCTCGATCTTGAACCCGAACTTGGTGGCGATCACCACCCGGTCGCGAACGGGAGCCAGAGCTTCGCCCACCAGCTCCTCGTTCGTGAACGGTCCGTACACCTCGGCGGTGTCGAAGAAGGTGACCCCCCGGTCCACGGCCGCCCGGATGACCTTGATCCCGTGTTCCTTGTCCACGGCCGGGCCGTAGCCGAAACTCAACCCCATGCACCCGAAGCCCAGGGCCGACACCTCAAGATTGCTCGTTCCCAGTTTCCGCGTCTGCATTGTGTTCTCCGGTTTTCGAGTCAGGTCGCTGTCGCAGTTCGGACACCTCGGTCAAACTCATCCGCCCCGGGACGCGAGATCCCAGTCATACGGGATCGTGTGGATTCGTAGCGGTCTCGGCGACGGTCGTGCTTCTGTAGCCGGCCTTTGTGAGGCCGGTGCTGTGCGCTACGTGTCGCACCGGCCTCACAAAGGCCGGCTACGGCAAGTAATGAACACGATTCGGTATCATTCGCCCTTGAGCGACGCCATGTCGATCGTGAACCGGTACTTCACGTCGGACCGGGTCATCCGCTCGTAGGCCTCGTTCACCTTCTGGATCGGGATGACCTCGACGTCGGCGGTGATGTTGTTCCGCCCGCAGAAGTCGAGCATCTCCTGTGTTTCGGCCAGCCCGCCGATGGGCGAGCCGGAGAAGCTCCGGCGGCCGAAGATGAGCCCGAACACCGAGACCGGGAGCGGCTTCTCGGGCGCCCCGACCATCGTGAGGGTGCCGTCGCGGGTGAGGAGCTGGATGTACGCGTTGACGTCGTGCGGGGCGGCGACGCAGTCGAGAATGAAGTCGAAGCTGCCGGTGTGCTTCTGCATCTCGTTCGCGTTCTTCGACACCACGACCTCGTTGGCCCCCAGGCGGAGTGCGTCATCGGTCTTGCCGGGCGAAGTGGTGAACACGACGGTGTGCACGCCGAACGCGTGGGCGAACTTCACGCCCATGTGGCCGAGCCCGCCGAGGCCGACCACGCCGACCTTCTTCCCCGGCCCGACCTTCCAGTGCCGCATCGGCGAATACGTGGTGATCCCGGCGCAGAGCAGCGGGGCGGCGGCGGCGAGGTCCAGGTTCGACGGGACCCGCACCACGAACCGCTCGTCGACCACGATGCTGTCGGAGTACCCGCCGTAAGTCACGGGCGCCGTTCCGTGTCGGTCCGGCGAACCGTAGGTGAGAACCGTGCCCGGACAGAACTGCTCCAGCCCGGCGCGGCAGTTGGGGCAGGTGCGGTCCGAATCCACGAGGCACCCGACGCCGACCACGTCGCCCACCTTGTATCGCGTGACCGCCGAACCGACCTTCGTGACCCGACCGACGATCTCGTGCCCCGGTACACACGGGTAGACCGCCGGCATCACGTCGTGCCATTCGTCCCGAGCGTAGTGAAGGTCGGAATGACAGATGCCGCAGAACAGGATCTCGATCTGCACGTCCTGATCGGTCGGGTCGCGCCGCGGAATCACGGCCGGGCACAGCGGCGAGGTCCGACCGGCGGCAGAATACGCTTTCGCTTTGAACATGAATGGCTCCTCGGGCATCGAGCGGATCTCGGGCGCGGCAGTGAGTCGCCCCACGTGTCCGACAGAGCAATCGTAAGACCGGTCCCGCCCCGAACGGTAACCGGATCGTCCCGAACTCTTGCCCAATCCTCCACGCAATTCGGGAACAGCCGTGACGCTCTGCCTGCGCCGGGGGTACACTGAATGGGACGGAGGCCATTCGGAAGGGCGCGATCGTGATAACAGGTGATTTGTCGAAACTCGTGTCCGCTATCGCCCACCATGCACCCGCAGACGGTCCCCTCGACACGGCGGTACCGGCGCTCCGCCTGGCCCGGACCTCTGCACCCACGGACCTCAGCGCGGTGGTGTACGAACCGTCCCTGTGCATGGTCGTTCAGGGTGCAAAAGAGGTGATCCTCGCGGGGGAATCCTACCGGTACGATTCTGTGCAGTCGCTTCTGGTGTCGGTCGACCTCCCCGTCGCTGCCCGGGTGGTCGAGGCGTCGCCGTCGCACCCGTGCCTCATGGTCCGGATCGCACTCGATCCGGCGGTGGTCGGGGACTGGCTGACGGACGGCACCACCCCGCCACCCGGTCCGCCGGCCCGCGGGCTCACGGTCACCCCGGTCGATCCGCCGCTCCTCGAAGCGGTCTACCGTCTGGTGTCGCTGCTCAACTCACCGAAGGATATCGCCCCGCTGGCCCCGCTCGTCCTCCGGGAAATCACCTACCGCGTGCTGACCGGGCCGCAGGGCGCCCGCCTCTGTCAGATGGCCGTGACCGGCGCGCTGGCGCAGCGGGTCGCGCGGGCGGTCCGCTGGCTGAAGGACCACTTTGCCGATCCGCTCCGGGTGGAGACCCTGGCCCGGCAGGTGCGGATGAGCCCGTCGGCCTTTCATTTGCACTTCAAGGCCGTCACCGGGCTCAGTCCGTTGCAGTACCAGAAGCAGTTGCGCCTTCAGGAGGCCCGGCGGCTGATGATGGGCGAAGGGCTGGACGCCGCTTCGGCCGCGTTTCGCGTGGGGTACGAGAGCCCGTCCCAGTTCAGCCGCGAGTACCGGCGCCTGTACGGTACGCCCCCCCGGCGGGACATGGCCGCGCTCAAGGCCGCGGCTCGGACGTAGTCCAGAACCCGAACCGTCACGATCACCCACCCGGGAGAGCACCATGCCGCCGCGGATACGAAACCGCTTCGGAGCCGGCCTTTTGCTCGTCGCAGCGATTGTGGCCGCGACGCGCTCGCACGCCGAAGCGTGTACGCGAGCGGTTTATTTCGGCAAAGAGGGCCAGGTCGTGACCGGCCGCTCGATGGACTGGCTCGAGGACATGCACTCGAACCTCTGGACCTTCCCCCGCGGGATGCGGCGGGACGGCGGGCTCGGAGCGGGGTCGGTGGAGTGGACGAGCAAGTACGGGAGCGTCGTGACCTCCGTCTACGAGGCCGGTACGGCCGACGGGATGAACGAGAAGGGGCTGGTCGCCAATCTGCTCTACCTGGTCGAGTCCGAGTACCCGTCCGCCGACGACAAGCGGCCGCCGCTCGTCATCGCCGCTTGGACACAGTACGTACTCGATCATTTCGCGACCGTCGAGGAGGCGGTCGGTGAGTTGAAGAAGGACACGTTTCGCGTCGTTCCGACGGACGCCCCGAACGGGGCGAAAGGCACCGTCCATCTCTCGATCTCGGACGCCTCCGGTGATTCGGCCATCTTCGAGTACCTGAAGGGCAAACTGGTCGTCCACCACGGCAAGAAGTTTCAGGTGATGACGAACTCGCCGGTGTTCGACGAGCAACTCGCTCTAAACAAATACTGGGAGCAGATCGGCGGGACCGTCATGCTTCCCGGCACCAACCGCGCCGCCGATCGGTTCGCGCGCGCGTCCTTCTACATCAACGCGTGCAAACAGTCCGCCGACCCACGGGAGGCCGTGGCCAGTGTGTTCAGCGTGATGCGGAACGTGAGTGTGCCGCGTGGGATCGGGACGAAGGAGCAGCCGAACATCTCGTCCACGCTCTGGCGCACGGTCTCGGACCACAAGAACCGGATCTACTATTTTGAGGACACGGCGAGTCCCAGTCTGCTGTGGGTCAAATTGAACAAGATCGATTTCCGGGACGGGTCGGGCGTCCGGAAGTTGACACTCGCCGGCAAACCCGACGTGGGCGGGGATCAAACGGCCAACTTCGAGAAGGCCGAGCCGTTCAAGTTCCTG from the Frigoriglobus tundricola genome contains:
- a CDS encoding aldo/keto reductase gives rise to the protein MQTRKLGTSNLEVSALGFGCMGLSFGYGPAVDKEHGIKVIRAAVDRGVTFFDTAEVYGPFTNEELVGEALAPVRDRVVIATKFGFKIEGGKQAGLDSRPDHIRDVVEASLKRLKTDRIDLLYQHRVDPNVPVEDVAGAVGELIRAGKVRHFGLSEAGVPVIRRAHAVQPVAALQSEYSLWWREPEAEILPALEELGIGFVPFSPLGKGYLTGKIDETTTFDSSDFRTTVPRFSAENRKANQAFVELLGRIAARKHATPAQVALAWLLVQKPWIVPIPGTTKLHRLEENLAATTVELTTDDLREIETAAARITAQGARYSEAAQKLINR
- a CDS encoding NAD(P)-dependent alcohol dehydrogenase, with protein sequence MFKAKAYSAAGRTSPLCPAVIPRRDPTDQDVQIEILFCGICHSDLHYARDEWHDVMPAVYPCVPGHEIVGRVTKVGSAVTRYKVGDVVGVGCLVDSDRTCPNCRAGLEQFCPGTVLTYGSPDRHGTAPVTYGGYSDSIVVDERFVVRVPSNLDLAAAAPLLCAGITTYSPMRHWKVGPGKKVGVVGLGGLGHMGVKFAHAFGVHTVVFTTSPGKTDDALRLGANEVVVSKNANEMQKHTGSFDFILDCVAAPHDVNAYIQLLTRDGTLTMVGAPEKPLPVSVFGLIFGRRSFSGSPIGGLAETQEMLDFCGRNNITADVEVIPIQKVNEAYERMTRSDVKYRFTIDMASLKGE
- a CDS encoding AraC family transcriptional regulator, whose product is MITGDLSKLVSAIAHHAPADGPLDTAVPALRLARTSAPTDLSAVVYEPSLCMVVQGAKEVILAGESYRYDSVQSLLVSVDLPVAARVVEASPSHPCLMVRIALDPAVVGDWLTDGTTPPPGPPARGLTVTPVDPPLLEAVYRLVSLLNSPKDIAPLAPLVLREITYRVLTGPQGARLCQMAVTGALAQRVARAVRWLKDHFADPLRVETLARQVRMSPSAFHLHFKAVTGLSPLQYQKQLRLQEARRLMMGEGLDAASAAFRVGYESPSQFSREYRRLYGTPPRRDMAALKAAART
- a CDS encoding linear amide C-N hydrolase, with the protein product MPPRIRNRFGAGLLLVAAIVAATRSHAEACTRAVYFGKEGQVVTGRSMDWLEDMHSNLWTFPRGMRRDGGLGAGSVEWTSKYGSVVTSVYEAGTADGMNEKGLVANLLYLVESEYPSADDKRPPLVIAAWTQYVLDHFATVEEAVGELKKDTFRVVPTDAPNGAKGTVHLSISDASGDSAIFEYLKGKLVVHHGKKFQVMTNSPVFDEQLALNKYWEQIGGTVMLPGTNRAADRFARASFYINACKQSADPREAVASVFSVMRNVSVPRGIGTKEQPNISSTLWRTVSDHKNRIYYFEDTASPSLLWVKLNKIDFRDGSGVRKLTLAGKPDVGGDQTANFEKAEPFKFLAPPPKKK